The Siniperca chuatsi isolate FFG_IHB_CAS linkage group LG12, ASM2008510v1, whole genome shotgun sequence genome has a segment encoding these proteins:
- the LOC122885914 gene encoding collagen alpha-3(VI) chain-like, which translates to YQRFEAQRRKTLNTGAALQYLRDNVFTASAGSRRVEGVPQVLILLSGGRSSDSVDAPASALKQLGVLTFAIGTRSSDSSELQKISHDPSYALSVSEFTDLPSVQQQLQSSVEAVVIDVTPESPTVFVDTAKKDIVFLLDGSDGTRNGFPAIRDFVERVVEKLNVGENKDRVSVVQYSRDVEVHFDLKTYKTPDDILDSVRGLRHRGGRPLNTGQPSNTSGTTSLQTPPGVGACKVFHRC; encoded by the exons TATCAGAGGTTTGAGGCACAAAGGCGGAAGACCCTCAACACTGGAGCAGCTCTCCAGTACTTGAGGGATAATGTCTTCACGGCCTCTGCCGGAAGCAGGCGCGTGGAAGGCGTTCCACAGGTCCTAATATTGCTAAGTGGTGGAAGGTCTTCTGACAGTGTTGACGCACCAGCCTCTGCTCTCAAACAGCTGGGTGTCTTGACCTTTGCAATTGGAACCAGGAGCTCTGACAGCAGCGAACTGCAGAAGATATCCCACGATCCCAGTTATGCTCTATCTGTGTCTGAATTCACTGACCTTCCCAGTGTCCAACAGCAACTTCAGTCCTCCGTGGAGGCTGTGGTTATTGACGTCACCCCAGAATCACCAACTGTATTTG TTGACACTGCCAAAAAGGATATCGTATTCCTTCTGGATGGTTCTGATGGCACAAGGAATGGCTTCCCTGCCATTCGTGATTTTGTTGAGAGAGTGGTGGAGAAACTCAATGTGGGAGAAAACAAAGACCGAGTCTCTGTGGTCCAGTACAGCAGAGATGTAGAGGTCCACTTTGatctgaaaacatacaaaacaccaGATGATATTTTGGATTCGGTCAGAGggctgagacacagaggaggcagacCCCTCAACACCGGGCAGCCCTCCAATACGTCAGGGACAACGTCTTTACAAACTCCTCCGGGAGTAGGCGCCTGCAAGGTGTTCCACAGATGTTGA